From one Simkaniaceae bacterium genomic stretch:
- the nhaD gene encoding sodium:proton antiporter NhaD, translating to MEILTLHLLIICLFILGYLGIIFEFQININKSGVALLLGAICWLFLFLFNKAPMEINISSLAVHLSDISQILFFLLGAMTLVELIDSHKGFSAVVKLIHAKSRRRLLWIVSILAFILSAVLDNLTTTILMVSILRKIVPERKERFILNCMVIIAANAGGAWTPIGDVTTTMLWINGQITTLAVMRDVFLPSLVCMLIPLMIYSFSMKGEFTSQEEYIQKEEKEHGGTLVFVLGLMGLISVPIIKAVTGLPPFMGMIMALSVLWLVTDRLHHRHESRQHLTIPSILTKIDVSAILFFLGILLAVNSLESVGVLERLSVGLDHFTKNPSVIAGAIGVLSAIIDNVPLVAASIGMYDLKTFPVDAPFWLLIAYTAGTGGSIFIIGSSSGVAMMGIEKMDFIQYMKKATIPAFLGYLGGIAIFLAMKNF from the coding sequence ATGGAAATTCTAACTCTTCATCTTCTTATTATTTGCCTTTTTATTTTGGGTTATCTGGGAATTATTTTTGAATTCCAGATCAATATCAATAAATCGGGTGTTGCTTTGTTGTTGGGGGCCATTTGTTGGCTCTTTTTATTTTTATTCAACAAAGCTCCGATGGAAATCAATATTTCGAGCTTAGCCGTTCACTTAAGTGATATTTCGCAAATTTTATTTTTCTTGCTCGGCGCAATGACATTAGTTGAGCTGATTGATTCCCATAAGGGATTTAGCGCTGTTGTTAAGCTGATCCATGCCAAATCAAGACGGCGTCTTTTATGGATTGTATCCATTTTAGCGTTTATTTTGTCGGCAGTGCTCGACAACTTGACAACGACGATTTTGATGGTGTCTATCCTGAGAAAAATTGTTCCCGAAAGAAAAGAGAGATTTATACTCAACTGTATGGTGATCATTGCAGCTAACGCAGGAGGTGCTTGGACGCCAATTGGGGATGTAACGACAACGATGCTTTGGATTAATGGGCAAATCACCACACTCGCCGTCATGCGGGATGTATTCCTCCCTTCTTTAGTGTGTATGTTGATCCCTCTCATGATTTATTCATTTTCAATGAAGGGGGAGTTCACATCACAAGAGGAATATATACAGAAAGAAGAAAAAGAACATGGCGGAACACTTGTCTTTGTTTTAGGATTGATGGGTTTGATTTCGGTTCCGATTATTAAAGCCGTTACGGGATTGCCCCCTTTTATGGGCATGATTATGGCTTTATCCGTCTTGTGGCTTGTGACGGATCGACTCCATCATCGCCATGAAAGTCGCCAGCATTTAACCATTCCTTCTATTTTAACAAAGATTGATGTTTCGGCTATTTTATTTTTCCTTGGAATTTTACTCGCCGTTAATTCCCTTGAATCCGTAGGAGTTTTAGAAAGATTATCCGTCGGACTCGATCATTTTACAAAAAATCCATCGGTGATTGCCGGTGCCATCGGAGTCTTATCGGCTATTATCGATAACGTTCCTTTGGTGGCGGCTTCCATCGGAATGTATGATTTAAAAACATTTCCTGTGGATGCCCCATTTTGGCTCTTAATTGCCTATACGGCGGGGACGGGAGGCAGTATTTTTATTATCGGTTCGTCTTCGGGTGTAGCTATGATGGGAATCGAAAAAATGGACTTTATTCAATACATGAAAAAGGCGACTATTCCGGCCTTTTTAGGGTACCTCGGAGGGATCGCAATATTCCTCGCGATGAAAAATTTTTAA
- a CDS encoding KpsF/GutQ family sugar-phosphate isomerase, whose amino-acid sequence MLSELFLQQKEQLDFFFQQVDIQRAESILEEVLSCRGKVVFSGIGKSGIIADKIAKTMASTGTRALSLSAVDALHGDIGMIEASDLLVVLSKSGHTKEIEELIRIVKQREIRVMGWFCNEKATLAPLCDFVMQLPIEKELCPFDLAPTTSTSVQLLFGDILAVALMKKREFSLNAYALNHPAGTIGKRATFRVENVMLKREQLPIVKPDEKLSDVLVILTNKRCGCLLIVDERGHFLGIFTDGDLRRAMQKDGKQALDMPIEALMTSKCKTIQKTALVTEAIQIMQSDPEHRVMMLPVIYEKRLIGLITMHDVAFAGII is encoded by the coding sequence TTGTTGAGTGAGCTCTTTTTGCAGCAAAAAGAGCAGCTCGATTTTTTCTTTCAGCAGGTTGATATACAGAGGGCTGAGTCCATCCTCGAGGAGGTGCTTTCTTGTAGGGGAAAGGTCGTTTTTAGCGGGATTGGTAAAAGTGGGATCATTGCCGATAAAATTGCCAAAACAATGGCTTCCACAGGGACAAGGGCCCTTTCCCTTTCTGCCGTTGATGCGCTTCATGGCGATATCGGTATGATTGAGGCGTCTGATCTTTTGGTGGTATTGAGCAAGAGCGGGCATACTAAAGAAATTGAAGAGCTCATTCGGATCGTCAAGCAACGAGAAATAAGAGTGATGGGGTGGTTTTGCAATGAGAAGGCAACACTGGCCCCCCTGTGCGATTTTGTCATGCAACTCCCCATTGAAAAAGAGCTGTGTCCCTTCGATTTAGCGCCTACCACATCGACATCCGTCCAGTTGCTGTTTGGGGATATTTTAGCTGTTGCGTTAATGAAAAAAAGAGAGTTTTCACTCAATGCTTATGCTTTGAATCATCCTGCGGGTACGATTGGGAAAAGGGCGACATTTCGTGTGGAAAATGTCATGCTCAAGAGAGAGCAACTGCCTATTGTCAAGCCGGATGAAAAATTAAGTGATGTTTTAGTGATTTTGACAAATAAACGATGCGGATGCCTTTTAATTGTCGATGAAAGAGGTCATTTTCTTGGGATTTTTACGGATGGGGATTTGCGCCGTGCTATGCAAAAGGATGGCAAACAGGCCTTGGATATGCCTATAGAAGCTCTGATGACCTCAAAGTGCAAAACAATTCAAAAAACAGCCCTTGTCACTGAAGCCATACAAATCATGCAAAGCGATCCCGAGCACAGAGTCATGATGCTGCCTGTCATCTATGAGAAAAGATTAATCGGCTTGATTACGATGCACGATGTAGCCTTTGCGGGGATTATTTAA
- a CDS encoding NADP-dependent isocitrate dehydrogenase — protein MDMMQKIPVAVARGNGIGPEIMDATLAILKQAKAPLAIHPVEIGEEVYLRGINTGIEPKTWDLIRSCQAFLKAPITTPQGGGFKSLNVTCRTTLGLYANVRPCVAYTPFVASKHPGMDVVIIRENEEDLYCGIEYRHTLETQQSIKLISKPGSEKIIRFAFEYALAHKRKKVTCFTKDNILKITDGHFHNLFDQIATEYPSIESEHWIIDIGAAKLADTPEAFDVIVTPNLYGDIISDIAAQISGSVGLVGTANIGEFGAMFEAIHGSAPRRANQNVANPSAMIKASVLMLEYLDLPEFAVMIENAWLKTIEDGIHTYDIYDSAKSTQKVGTKEFGEAVCERLGKNPEHLPAAKQHAKVHAPLIKANQDTTTKRELIGADLYIYAPVTAEMFLKQILAIDLKKFEIKMISNRGTTIYPEGQPETYCIDEWRVRIRQKENEHAFTLAHTIQILELLKEAQIDVVELHHLYNFDGSPGYSSANY, from the coding sequence ATGGATATGATGCAAAAAATCCCCGTCGCAGTCGCTAGAGGAAACGGAATCGGCCCGGAAATTATGGATGCCACGCTTGCGATTTTAAAACAGGCAAAAGCCCCCCTTGCGATCCATCCTGTTGAAATTGGCGAAGAAGTTTATTTGCGCGGAATTAATACGGGAATCGAACCCAAAACTTGGGATCTCATCCGCTCTTGTCAGGCTTTTCTTAAAGCCCCCATTACAACACCGCAAGGCGGTGGTTTTAAAAGCTTAAACGTCACATGCCGCACGACACTGGGACTTTATGCCAATGTGCGCCCCTGCGTGGCCTACACCCCCTTTGTCGCCTCAAAACATCCGGGTATGGATGTGGTCATTATTCGAGAAAATGAAGAGGATCTGTACTGTGGCATTGAATACCGCCATACATTAGAAACACAACAATCGATCAAACTCATTTCAAAACCCGGGTCTGAAAAAATCATCCGTTTTGCCTTTGAATACGCTCTTGCACATAAACGCAAAAAGGTCACTTGTTTTACTAAAGATAACATCCTGAAAATCACGGATGGTCATTTTCACAACTTATTCGATCAAATAGCTACGGAATATCCCTCAATTGAAAGTGAGCACTGGATCATCGATATCGGAGCTGCAAAACTCGCCGATACGCCGGAGGCCTTTGATGTGATTGTCACGCCCAATCTGTATGGAGATATTATCTCCGATATCGCAGCTCAAATTTCAGGCTCCGTCGGCCTTGTGGGGACCGCTAATATTGGTGAATTCGGCGCCATGTTCGAAGCTATTCACGGATCGGCGCCAAGACGTGCCAATCAAAATGTCGCTAACCCCTCGGCAATGATCAAAGCCTCCGTTTTAATGCTCGAATATCTAGATTTGCCCGAATTTGCCGTTATGATTGAAAATGCCTGGCTCAAAACGATTGAAGACGGGATCCACACCTATGATATTTATGACAGCGCAAAAAGCACTCAAAAAGTGGGAACAAAAGAATTTGGCGAAGCAGTCTGTGAGCGTCTCGGTAAAAACCCCGAGCACCTACCGGCAGCAAAACAACATGCCAAAGTCCATGCTCCGCTCATCAAAGCCAATCAAGACACGACAACAAAGCGCGAACTGATTGGTGCCGATCTCTATATTTATGCCCCTGTGACGGCTGAGATGTTTCTCAAGCAGATACTCGCTATCGATTTGAAAAAATTTGAAATTAAAATGATCTCAAATCGAGGAACGACCATTTATCCCGAAGGACAACCCGAAACCTATTGCATCGATGAGTGGAGAGTACGCATTAGGCAAAAAGAAAATGAGCATGCATTTACTTTGGCTCACACTATTCAAATTTTAGAACTTTTAAAAGAAGCACAAATCGATGTCGTAGAGCTACACCACCTTTACAACTTTGATGGCTCACCCGGCTATTCCTCAGCTAACTATTGA